The Zingiber officinale cultivar Zhangliang chromosome 9A, Zo_v1.1, whole genome shotgun sequence genome window below encodes:
- the LOC122019094 gene encoding uncharacterized protein LOC122019094 produces the protein MTALYFALVSLLSLALLALLSELLYLLHCRLRAPSTDPELGRSSPGRTRRAFLLLVAPCFKHRSRVEPAAADHAPPKPPLSSPNPAAEEEEEEQEFVRWQEMHLGPSRSLYSIAEEAEEGHDEDAEEEEKEDTPFATPCPSPEFYTPLPSPPRAAEAAAADEVVLVEANSSFRSLRLFCSAQL, from the coding sequence ATGACTGCGCTCTACTTCGCTCTCGTCTCCCTCCTCTCTCTCGCTCTTCTTGCCTTGCTCTCTGAGCTCCTCTACCTTCTCCACTGCCGTCTCCGGGCTCCCTCCACCGATCCCGAGCTCGGCCGCTCTTCCCCCGGCCGGACCCGCAGGGCGTTCCTCCTCCTCGTCGCTCCCTGCTTCAAGCATCGCTCCCGCGTCGAGCCTGCCGCCGCAGATCACGCCCCTCCGAAGCCTCCGCTGTCTTCCCCGAATCCGGCGgccgaggaggaagaggaggagcagGAGTTCGTCCGGTGGCAAGAGATGCACTTGGGACCCTCGCGCTCCCTCTACAGCATCGCCGAGGAGGCGGAGGAAGGGCACGATGAGGACGCCGAGGAGGAGGAAAAAGAAGACACGCCATTCGCTACGCCTTGTCCGTCGCCGGAATTCTACACCCCGTTGCCATCTCCGCCTCGGGCCGCGGAGGCGGCGGCTGCCGACGAGGTTGTGCTGGTAGAAGCCAATTCAAGTTTCCGTTCCCTACGGCTCTTCTGCTCAGCTCAGCTGTAG